One genomic window of Marispirochaeta aestuarii includes the following:
- a CDS encoding TRAP transporter small permease — translation MVFFSIIRQLIKALAIIAGGAVLLMMGITVIDVLLRLFGTGITGAYDLVRACGVVAVACALPYLTAVKGHIAIEFFYHKCSRLGRLILDSLLRLSALAIFGVLTVQLYRHGLALLASGEVFPNLGLPVFWIPMLVSFNFILMMIVFLYHLTHPGREFIKP, via the coding sequence ATGGTGTTTTTCTCCATCATCAGGCAGCTTATAAAGGCTCTCGCCATTATCGCCGGCGGAGCGGTTCTTCTCATGATGGGTATTACCGTTATCGACGTTCTGCTTCGCCTCTTCGGCACCGGGATCACGGGTGCCTATGATCTGGTGCGTGCCTGCGGAGTCGTCGCCGTGGCCTGTGCCCTGCCGTATCTGACGGCGGTCAAGGGCCACATTGCCATCGAGTTCTTTTACCATAAGTGCAGCAGGCTCGGCCGTCTGATCCTGGACTCCCTTCTGCGCCTGTCCGCCCTGGCCATCTTCGGTGTACTTACGGTTCAGCTGTACCGCCACGGCCTTGCCCTGCTGGCTTCAGGTGAGGTTTTCCCCAATCTGGGACTTCCGGTTTTCTGGATACCCATGCTGGTCAGTTTTAACTTTATACTGATGATGATCGTTTTTCTCTACCATCTTACGCATCCGGGCAGGGAGTTTATCAAACCATGA
- a CDS encoding TRAP transporter substrate-binding protein, whose amino-acid sequence MKRCLVLLIAVLIVLSGCSKTETENSAEKESYELNYAVFFPATHLQAQTAEAWAREVEERSGGRIRITMFHGGTLSNAAQTYEAVVSGVADIGMSVFAYTRGRFPLLEGLDLPVGYPDGLTATRVANEMVKKYQPEELSDVHVIYLHAHGPGILASKKSVRSVDEIANMKIRATGLSAKIVTALGATPVSMSQGDTYEALQKGVVDATFCPIETLKGWKQGEVIDYVVDTRAIGYTTAMFSVMNKNTWNSLPEDLQAVINEVSDEWIDRHGEAWDQSDREGEAFVKELGKEFVDLPESEQSALVAAMDPIYAEYIRSTEEKGLPGEAFLKDLLALLK is encoded by the coding sequence CTGCAGCAAGACAGAAACTGAAAATTCTGCTGAAAAAGAAAGCTATGAACTGAATTACGCGGTGTTCTTTCCCGCCACCCACCTGCAGGCCCAGACTGCCGAAGCGTGGGCCAGGGAGGTGGAAGAAAGAAGCGGTGGACGAATCAGGATAACCATGTTTCACGGCGGAACCCTCTCCAACGCGGCGCAAACCTACGAGGCCGTAGTTTCCGGTGTCGCGGATATTGGTATGAGCGTCTTTGCCTATACCCGGGGACGCTTTCCCCTGCTGGAAGGCCTGGACCTGCCTGTGGGCTATCCCGACGGGCTGACGGCTACCCGGGTGGCCAACGAGATGGTAAAGAAATACCAGCCCGAAGAGCTCTCCGATGTCCACGTAATCTATCTTCACGCCCACGGCCCGGGAATACTGGCGTCAAAGAAGTCCGTCAGAAGTGTGGATGAGATAGCGAACATGAAGATCCGGGCCACCGGACTTTCCGCCAAGATTGTGACGGCTTTAGGGGCTACGCCTGTTTCCATGAGTCAGGGAGACACCTATGAAGCCCTGCAGAAGGGGGTCGTTGACGCCACCTTCTGCCCTATTGAAACCCTGAAGGGCTGGAAGCAGGGGGAGGTAATCGACTACGTTGTCGATACCAGGGCAATCGGCTACACAACGGCAATGTTTTCCGTTATGAACAAAAATACCTGGAACTCCCTGCCCGAAGACCTTCAGGCTGTTATCAATGAGGTCAGTGATGAATGGATCGATCGTCACGGGGAGGCCTGGGACCAGAGCGACCGGGAAGGCGAAGCGTTTGTAAAGGAGCTGGGCAAGGAGTTTGTCGATCTGCCGGAATCAGAGCAGAGCGCTCTGGTCGCGGCCATGGACCCCATCTATGCCGAATATATACGGTCCACGGAAGAGAAGGGGCTTCCCGGAGAAGCCTTTCTGAAAGATCTTCTGGCATTGTTGAAGTAA